One window of Trichoderma breve strain T069 chromosome 3, whole genome shotgun sequence genomic DNA carries:
- a CDS encoding beta-lactamase domain-containing protein, with protein sequence MNTLDALLRRDIAVGDDTKDKLLGAAFVVTNRDGVIYSGSAGRAGMNVNSPKFDIHTLTYGASLTKLLSAVCLMQLVEQDRLPLDCDVRKLVPEVQQMQILRGFTPDEQPILEDNERPITLKQLILQTAGLRYDVADPDLRRWSKAIGRPIGMTIRLSRDGFNVPFSFPPGDGWAYGPALDWAGVALETITNTTLGDYMKQNVLEPLEMHDTGFRVNQLPHTAGRRAEVALRDADDNTLSHFDVVPEEPEIDSAGAGIHTTANDYARLLRAMLQAEPGVVSGKTAKEMFSPQLDPAQRTMLQETLYSPGGKPAFIPEFPDGVELQYGYGGLLGMSDWPGQQRRKGSLCWTGAANSRWWIDPELGIAAVLMVAVFPFGDVVATKLYADLIKTVYDELV encoded by the exons ATGAACACGTTGGACGCTCTTTTGAGGCGGGACATTGCCGTTGGTGACGATACCAAGGACAAGCTGCTTGGAGCTGCGTTTGTAGTGACGAATCGCGATG GTGTCATCTATTCTGGATCCGCCGGTCGAGCCGGCATGAATGTAAACTCACCGAAATTCGACATCCATACTTTGACATACGGCGCTTCTCTGACCAAGCTCCTCTCCGCCGTCTGTCTCATGCAACTGGTGGAACAGGATAGGCTTCCATTGGATTGTGATGTTCGGAAGCTTGTTCCTGAAGtgcagcagatgcagatcTTACGAGGGTTTACTCCGGATGAGCAGCCTATACTCGAGGACAATGAGAGACCCATCACGCTCAA ACAGTTGATACTTCAAACTGCCGGTCTCCGATATGACGTTGCGGATCCAGATCTGCGAAGATGGTCAAAAGCAATCGGTCGGCCGATTGGGATGACGATACGCCTCAGCAGAGACGGCTTCAACGTGCCGTTCTCGTTTCCTCCCGGCGACGGCTGGGCGTATGGCCCTGCCCTGGATTGGGCCGGCGTAGCCCTGGAGACGATAACTAACACGACGCTGGGTGACTACATGAAGCAGAACGTCCTTGAACCCCTCGAGATGCACGATACGGGATTCCGCGTCAACCAGCTCCCTCATACAGCAGGCCGGAGGGCTGAAGTCGCGCTCCGCGATGCCGACGACAACACTCTCTCGCACTTCGACGTCGTCCCAGAGGAGCCCGAGATAGACAGCGCCGGCGCCGGCATCCACACGACGGCAAACGACTACGCCCGCCTGCTGCGCGCCATGTTGCAAGCCGAGCCGGGCGTGGTCTCGGGGAAGACAGCCAAGGAAATGTTTTCGCCGCAGCTGGATCCAGCTCAGAGAACGATGCTGCAGGAGACGTTGTATTCGCCTGGTGGGAAGCCCGCTTTTATCCCCGAGTTTCCGGACGGCGTCGAGTTGCAGTATGGGTATGGGGGGTTGTTGGGTATGAGCGACTGGCCggggcagcagcggcgcaAGGGGAGTCTTTGTTGGACGGGGGCGGCGAATTCGCGCTGG TGGATTGATCCGGAGTTGGGTATTGCGGCTGTGCTGATGGTGGCCGTCTTTCCGTTTGGCGATGTGGTGGCAACCAAGTTGTATGCGGACCTGATCAAGACCGTGTATGACGAGCTTGTTTAA
- a CDS encoding NUDIX domain-containing protein: MATRTSSRLLDLITVFDNVPLDFEQNCHPYYRLILAPDERVHGYIHPNTIARMPWPATFTIDHEKRQVVLSAPPAGTSLSVHANSAFQEAVDAAIDGKIFPTLNGMHSEYFLVPGAREFVQIERFAATLFGIGTRGAHLTAYTKTADGELRIWVARRSKTLYTYPGMLDSTVAGGVKASDSPLDCILAESMEEASLPVSLVGPRVRTTGVITMVNRNPRSELVHSEILYTYDLELSGDGEEVPRLGDDGEVEEFVLMSCEEVERRMLAGEFKTNVCAVMIDFLIRHGKITPEGEPDYVDICARLHRKLPVPTRSDV; the protein is encoded by the exons ATGGCCACTCGGACATCGTCCCGGCTGCTGGATCTCATTACCGTTTTTGACAA tGTGCCGCTGGACTTTGAGCAAAACTGCCATCCTTACTATCGTTTGATCCTGGCCCCAGATGAGCGTGTCCATGGCTACATCCACCCCAACACCATAGCCCGCATGCCATGGCCAGCAACCTTCACCATCGATCATGAGAAGCGCCAGGTAGTCCTCTCTGCTCCGCCTGCCGGCACATCACTGTCCGTACACGCCAATTCAGCATTCCAGGAAGCCGTCGATGCAGCCATTGACGGCAAAATATTCCCTACTCTCAACGGCATGCACAGCGAGTACTTTCTCGTTCCCGGAGCAAGGGAATTCGTCCAGATTGAACGTTTCGCCGCCACATTGTTCGGCATCGGGACTCGCGGCGCACACCTAACGGCGTATACAAAAACGGCAGACGGAGAGCTTCGCATCTGGGTCGCGCGGAGGAGCAAGACACTGTACACATATCCAGGCATGCTGGACAGCACAGTCGCCGGCGGCGTCAAGGCGAGCGACTCTCCACTAGACTGCATCCTCGCAGAGTCAATGGAGGAAGCCTCATTGCCGGTGTCTCTCGTCGGGCCTCGAGTCCGCACCACCGGGGTGATCACCATGGTGAACCGCAATCCTCGCTCCGAGCTGGTCCACTCCGAGATCCTCTACACGTACGATCTGGAACTTTCCGGCGATGGCGAGGAGGTGCCTCGCCTGGGAGACGACGGCGAAGTGGAGGAGTTTGTGCTGATGAGCTGCGAAGAGGTTGAGCGGCGGATGCTGGCGGGCGAGTTCAAGACGAATGTGTGCGCCGTCATGATTGACTTTTTGATTCGGCATGGCAAGATTACGCCCGAGGGGGAGCCGGACTATGTCGACATTTGCGCGAGGCTGCATAGGAAGCTGCCGGTGCCGACCAGGTCGGATGTATGA